A genome region from Hevea brasiliensis isolate MT/VB/25A 57/8 chromosome 7, ASM3005281v1, whole genome shotgun sequence includes the following:
- the LOC110665830 gene encoding heavy metal-associated isoprenylated plant protein 41-like has product MEQKIVIKICMPDQKSRSKAMQTAVSFSGVASVAISKDDHMEVKGIGVDPADLINCLRKRFATKTSCLEKRKGFATLVSVEEIKKPPPKPPEPTAKDKPKPPGPVCGQCGCCMPCPCGPCRRPMYVCVEEYPKYCSKDCDTCSIM; this is encoded by the exons ATGGAG CAAAAAATAGTAATCAAGATTTGTATGCCTGACCAGAAATCCCGCTCCAAGGCCATGCAAACTGCAGTTAGCTTCTCAG GTGTTGCATCTGTTGCGATTTCGAAAGATGACCATATGGAGGTGAAAGGAATTGGAGTGGATCCTGCTGACCTAATAAATTGTCTAAGAAAGAGATTTGCTACTAAAACTTCCTGTCTGGAAAAACGAAAGGGGTTTGCAACGCTGGTAAGTGTAGAGGAGATCAAGAAGCCACCACCAAAACCACCTGAACCCACAGCCAAAGATAAGCCTAAGCCGCCCGGGCCAGTGTGTGGGCAATGTGGGTGCTGCATGCCATGTCCATGCGGACCATGCCGTCGTCCTATGTATGTGTGTGTGGAGGAATATCCCAAGTACTGCTCCAAAGACTGCGATACTTGCTCAATCATGTGA